One window of the Arthrobacter sp. D5-1 genome contains the following:
- a CDS encoding electron transfer flavoprotein subunit beta/FixA family protein, which yields MKIVVLVKHVPDAQFDRHITGPGNTTDRDESILSELDEYALEAALQLAEERGGPKAGNEVIALSMGPSGAVNAVKKSLQIGAYSGVHLSDDALAGSDAAATSLALAAAIRYLSADGRPVDLVLTGMASTDGETSLIPAQLAERLQFPQVTFASSLDIAGSQVTARRDAGAFSETVEAQLPAVVSVTDQINEPRYPNFKGILAAKKKKIASLSLADIGVDASQVGLAGSWTVVESAEARPPRTAGTIITDDGDAGIKLVDFLAAQKLL from the coding sequence TTGAAGATTGTCGTTCTGGTCAAGCACGTCCCGGACGCGCAGTTCGACCGGCACATCACCGGACCTGGCAACACAACCGACCGTGACGAGAGCATCTTGTCCGAGCTGGATGAGTACGCACTTGAGGCAGCGCTGCAGCTGGCCGAGGAACGCGGCGGACCGAAGGCCGGCAATGAGGTTATCGCCTTGAGCATGGGTCCGTCCGGCGCCGTTAACGCGGTGAAGAAGTCGCTCCAGATCGGTGCGTACTCGGGCGTGCACCTGAGCGATGACGCTTTGGCCGGTTCGGATGCCGCGGCCACCTCACTGGCCCTCGCGGCCGCCATCCGCTACCTTTCGGCCGACGGCCGCCCTGTGGACCTGGTCCTGACCGGCATGGCGTCCACTGATGGTGAGACGTCGCTGATCCCGGCCCAGCTGGCCGAGCGCTTGCAGTTCCCGCAGGTCACCTTTGCTTCCAGCCTGGACATTGCCGGCAGCCAGGTCACGGCCCGCCGTGATGCCGGCGCCTTCTCTGAGACCGTTGAAGCGCAGCTTCCTGCCGTTGTTTCGGTGACAGACCAGATCAACGAGCCGCGCTATCCCAACTTCAAGGGCATCCTTGCGGCCAAGAAGAAGAAAATTGCCTCCCTGTCGCTTGCCGACATCGGTGTGGACGCCTCGCAGGTGGGCTTGGCTGGCTCCTGGACCGTGGTGGAGTCTGCGGAGGCCCGCCCGCCGCGGACAGCCGGCACCATCATCACCGACGACGGCGACGCCGGCATCAAGCTGGTCGACTTCCTCGCCGCACAGAAGCTGCTCTAA